AAAGTGTAAATTTGCAATCTTTTATAGAGCTTTCTGGGTCACCACATTGGATCAAAAAAGGAATTAAAGCCCAAGTTAAACAAAACGCTTTCATGCTGTGCTCCTAATAATTTACTAAATCTAATGACTGTTATTTTTTACTTAACTTAGATTTTTATAGGTGAATCAACTCTCACTGTTTATATCTGCCGTTTACCTGGGATGCTATATCTTAGCTGCTTAAAAACCTTAAATTTATCCGATTACTATCAAAGAATTAATTGGCTTGACGATATTATGTTACAATCCGTAAAATGGGACAGTTTTATAATTGTATGTTTCCACATACCTAGTACTTACGGAGCTTCTTAATGAACTCTTTAGTTTTATGTTTTATATTATTTTTTTCCACTGCTAGCGACCAAGTTACGCAAAATGTTGCTCATGGCCAAATTAATTGGACTGATAAAACACTTACGGTTACTGGTAGCGGTGCCCCAAATTTAAAAGCAGCCAACGCCGCAGCAGCCAGGCTGGGGGCAGAACGAGCCGCCAAGCTTGACGCTATGCGAAATGCCCTTGAAACTATTCGCGGATTACGACTCTCTGGCAATATAGCTGCAAGTACTACTTTAGATGCTACGCCTGAACTAAAAGCAAAGGTGAGTGGTGTTATACAAGGCTTTAAAACCGCTGATATAAAATATTATTCAGATGGTGGCGTTGATGTAATTTTAACCGGACCACTTGATGGGATCTTATCAGAATTACTGGCTACGAATGTAGGTAATAACTCTGATTCTGCAACTGTTGCCGAGCCGGCGGTTAGCAGTAAAATCAGTGGAATTATTATCAATAGCAAAGGTTTAAAATTAACCCCAGCACTTACACCTAAACTTGTTGATGAAGAAGGCAACATTGTCTATTCAGCTGCACAGATCAATATTGATGCTTTTCGCGAGCACGGTATGATTGAATACATTAAAAATATTGAGCTCGCCAAAAAAAGTATTCGCATCGGCACAAAGCCTTTAATTATAAAAGCCAAAGCTTTAGCAGCGCCTAAAAGTGCCGATATAATTATTACTAATGATGATGCCCAAAAAATTCGTAAATTAAGCGCTATACTCACTCAAGGTAAAGTGGTTATTGTTTGCGACTAGCTCCCTGTAAAAACGCCAATTAGGACATTAACTTATTGCCACTTAATTAGGAGGCAGCAAAAACATGTTAAAGATAATTAATATAAACACAAAGACCACATTACTCAAAGTGTTCACCGTATTTCTTATGACATCTCTTATAACACTTTACGCACATACTACTTTTTCTAAAATAAATAATATTAAAGCCACCAAGGTGCAAGCAGTTGGGCAAGCAGCGATTATTGACAATGACAATATTATGGCGCGCGACAAAGCCATAGCTGATGCATTACGCAAAGCGATTGAGCAAGCCGTTGGCACTATGGTGACAAGTGAGACTTTAACCCAAAACTTCGAACTCATCTCCGACCGCATCTATAGTAAGGCTAAAGGCTATGTGCGCTCTTATAAAATTATGGCCGAAAATAAAAATGAAGGTGTCTATCAGGTTACTATCGAAGCAAATGTTGCTGCCGGCAATTTACATAATGACCTCGATGGCTTGCTAGCGGTTCTTAAAACTAAAAACATGCCTCGGGTGCTGGTTATGGTAGCCGAACAAAATGTCGGTCAAGCCGGTGCCGATTTTTGGTGGGGCAACTCAACCTTTAGCACCAACCTTGATGTGGTTGACAATACCTTTGTTAATACTTGGCGACCTAAAGGTTTGAAATTTATCGATCGCCAAGCACTTAATGGCAAATTGACAACGTCATCTGCCCTTACTAGTGCTGAACCTAGTGATGCTGCCGTTAAAGAATTTGCTGCTATGGCAGGCGCTGAACTTGTTATTATAGGCAAAGCTGTGGCTATTGATACTGGCCCGGTTATGGATACGAAAATGCATTCAATACGTGCCAATATTTCGGTGCGTACCTTAAATTTAGACACCGGAGAAATCCTCTGTACTTCAATGCAATCTTTAGCTGTAGCTCATATAGACCCAGTTACTGGTGGTACATTAGCTTTGCAAAAAGTAGCCCAGCGCGCAGCTGATGATTTATTACAAAAAATCACTGCACAATGGGAAAGACATACTGCGGGGCCGATGGCAATTAAGTTAGTACTTAAAAATATTACAAAGATGAAACAACTACGCACGATTAAACGTGTGCTTAGCAATAAAACTCGCGGTGTTGTTGAAGTGCGGCAAAGATTATTTAAAGCCCCTACTGCTGAACTTGAAATTGAATATAAAGGTTCAGTACAAGATTTAGCTGATGCACTTGAATCGGCTAAATTTGAAAAAATCACATTAGCGGTTGATGAAATAACTGCTAACACTGTTGTGGTAGTACTTAAATGAAAATACTATTTTTAAAAGATGCTCACCGAGCACACCGTTTTATATTTGCTGCTGCACCACCTATAATTTTTGCTGTAATCGCAGCATTACAGTCAATGCCAGTAACTGCTGCCAAAAATTCCGATACTACCGTATTAAGCTTGGCTCTGGGCGATGTGCAAAAAAGATCCAAAGCTGGTGGCAACTTTAACAAGGCAGCAACTGGTACCATCTTTTACGAAGGTGATCGCTTACGCACTGGCCTAGCTTCACGCGCTGAACTTAAACTTGCCGATGGTTCGGTGCTACGCTTATTTGAAAAATCAGAAGTAGTAGTACGAACTGCGCGTTTTAAAAACTCGCAACGCCAACGTTTTTCTGCCAAATTAACCTTAGGTCGACTTTGGGCTGCAGTTATCGGCGCTGTTGGCAATAAAAAAGGAACCGGAGCCTTTGAAATAAGCACCCCTAATGCAGTATGTGGTGTTCGTGGTACTCGTTTTAATACAGAAATAGATAATAATGGTACGACTACCGTTAAAGTTTACAACGGTCGTGTTCTTATTTCGAATCGACCAATATATGCCCGCAGTGGAGCTACTAAAAATAATCGTGTACAAGTTCCTGGCCCCCAAGAAGTCAGCCGTAAACAGTGGGAAGAAATGGTTGCTGACGCTATGCAGCAAGTAACTATTGCTGCTAACGGTAAAATGAGTGCACCACAAGCTTTTACTGCTAGTGGTGATGATTGGGAAAGTTGGAATGAAGCGCGTGATAGAGATTCGGGATTTAAAGAGTAAAGACATAGCATTTATTAAGACCGGTAAACGGCTTAATTAAATGCTAAACTAAGTTGTACGAATAACCTCGGCGGTAATTTATGAAACCAAAACTATCCATACTTACACTTGTTGCTGCGGTAACAATGAGTTTTAATCTAGTAGGCTGTGATCAGCCTCTTTTACAAAAAATTAAAAATATTAATGCCCCCAATGAGCAAAACAGTTGTGCTCCTGATGCACCAGCAAGTGATTTAGCGGCAACAGCTTATAACGACCATATCTAATTACACTGGGTATCGAGTGCTACTACCGCACAAGGTTTCACTATAGAACGACATCTGCCTGGCGAAAGCGCCCTTGGCGAAATCGCGCGCGTTGATGCCACCACTTTTCTTATAGTGATACTAATGTGACAATGGGTCGTGTTTATATCTATCAGGTACGCAGCTATCGCCAAGTTGCTGCCGAAGATTGCTTTTCTACACCTACTGATGCTCTAAGTGTAACTACCCCACCGGTAGCGCTTATTGATATCTCGATTACTCCAGCCGGCCCTGATATTTTGCAGCTAGTATTAACCGATACTAATCAAGGCACCGTGCAATATCAAATCGAACGACGTCAAGGAACTGATGCTTTTACTGAACGAGGTCCGCTGCTAGTAACCACACTTTCTGATGCTGCGCAACCTATTTTCTTAGATGCTGTGACCCCTGGTGAAAGTTATGATTATCGCGTTGCGGTGGTTAATGAAAGTGGTACTTCTGATTGGCTGCCGCGAAACGCAACTGCATCAACTGCCCCGGTTTTAACCTGGAGTGGCACTACCCCCGAGTTGACACCTGTGTGTAGTTTACATTTAAGTGGAAGCGCCAGTTTTGATGATACCTGGCGTGGTAGTTTTCAAAGTGCAAGTGCTGTTGTTGATGGGGCGACCACGACAAGCGCTACTGCTAGTGGATTATATGCTACCCTTACTGACTTAAACGAAAGAACATTTACCGCCACCTGGACAGTTAATGATAATCTTGGCGGTAGCACCTCACTAACGCAAAACTTAAACCTATCGGTATAGCCGCCATTGGCACGGGGATTTACTTGCGCTTCTTTGGCGCTGATCCAGATCGCTATAATAATGTACGTACGCAAGTAAAAGTTGAAGCAAATAACTCACCGTTAAAACTCACTTATCCTACAACGACAAATTATGTTTCTAGTACAACCCATTATGAAAGCAGCATCAGCATAGCCCCAATGTTTGGACCATTCTTTGGCGCCATGGGTACATTTTAAACGTCCAAGATACCAATTTTTTTTGTTAGAAATCTATTCTTAACTGCGAAGATCTTCAAAACCAGTCTTCTGTGAGGTTGCGCCATTGTGGTGCGCCGGCCGGGGGCTCTTATTATTAAAGGGATGCAAATGCATAAGTTACTAGTATCACGAGCAAAACGTATTTGGCTTACCAATTTCGCACTCACAATCACTAGTGCTTTGGTTATGCTAATCGCTTCAAACGCGGCTGCTCAAGCAGCACCAGAGTTAGTTAAATACGGTAATCGTTGGCTTATTACTGCATATGATGACACTTCACCTGTACATCAGCAACATGCTACTCAGGGATTATGTTTTAAGTATATTGGCACTGTCGGTACACATATGCGTTATATTTGGTGGTCTGACACTTTTCACGATTGGAATGGCACAGCTTCTCAAGAAGGTGATCAGATATTTATGTACGGAGACTATGCCGACGACACAGGTCACGACGGTATGCAGTGGTCAATTGTTACCTCAAGTCCAAACAATATTGGTGCTGGACATTGGCGTGAATGGCGAGAAGATGGCAACTTTGGCAAAACCATTGGCTTTGGTAATGCTAAATTCGAAAGAGTCGGATATTGTAAAATTAGCATCGACGAAGCCAAATACATTGAGACCGAAAAAGATATCAGTGGCGTAGTCCCTGTTAATCCTCTTGCGCCTCAAGACAACGACGAACTCAGACAATAACTTTCGTTTGCTTACGCTGAAAAAACGCACTCATATGTAGTCAGGGGACATCCCCCAATATCCTTTCTATTTGCCACCAATTCCACAGCACTTATTTTCTTATCTATTTTTGGTGGGCTCCCTTAACATCATAGTTATGTTTGCAAAACTGTTTTAATTATTTAAAAAGTAAGCTGACTTACTTTGCCATTTTCTATATAATCACAGCCATGTGCTTATTATCTATAGCCCGCGCGAGTGCCGCAAAATCGTGCTTACTTTAATGGGTAAATAGAGGTCATGGTATTTTTTACTAAAACTCATGCTTGCGTTCGCTATCATAACGATAAGCAAAGCAGCTATACTTACACCCTTCGTCTCGTACAATGGCTGGCTACTTTGCGTTGCCCGCTGTCATGCGCTCATTGTCTTACTGGCGATGTGCATATCCCCGATATGCCACTCACGGTGGTCTTGCGCCTAATCGACGAAATAGCCTCACTCAACGTTGAAGAATTCTTGATAACCGGTGGTGAGCCATTGGTTCGCGAAGATCTTCCAGAGATCATCGCGCGCCTTGCTGATCGAAAAATACGCTACAGCCTCAATACCGCCATTTATCCAACACCTACACAACAACAAGCTTTTACGCGCTGGCCACCAGCATTCGTTGCAGTTAGCATCGACGGCCCTGAAGCATGTCATGATAGCTTTCGTGCTAATCGTGGGGCGCTTACTGCGGCGCTTCGCACCATAGAATTCTTCTCTCATCTCTGTCCGGTGGCGGCTGGCACTACCGTATCCACGGTGAATTATAAAGAGCTTGATCGCACTTTGGGACTGGTAGCACAAAGTGGTGCCTCGTCATGGGGTCTG
This genomic window from Deltaproteobacteria bacterium contains:
- a CDS encoding flagellar assembly protein T N-terminal domain-containing protein, with amino-acid sequence MLKIININTKTTLLKVFTVFLMTSLITLYAHTTFSKINNIKATKVQAVGQAAIIDNDNIMARDKAIADALRKAIEQAVGTMVTSETLTQNFELISDRIYSKAKGYVRSYKIMAENKNEGVYQVTIEANVAAGNLHNDLDGLLAVLKTKNMPRVLVMVAEQNVGQAGADFWWGNSTFSTNLDVVDNTFVNTWRPKGLKFIDRQALNGKLTTSSALTSAEPSDAAVKEFAAMAGAELVIIGKAVAIDTGPVMDTKMHSIRANISVRTLNLDTGEILCTSMQSLAVAHIDPVTGGTLALQKVAQRAADDLLQKITAQWERHTAGPMAIKLVLKNITKMKQLRTIKRVLSNKTRGVVEVRQRLFKAPTAELEIEYKGSVQDLADALESAKFEKITLAVDEITANTVVVVLK
- a CDS encoding FecR domain-containing protein, which encodes MKILFLKDAHRAHRFIFAAAPPIIFAVIAALQSMPVTAAKNSDTTVLSLALGDVQKRSKAGGNFNKAATGTIFYEGDRLRTGLASRAELKLADGSVLRLFEKSEVVVRTARFKNSQRQRFSAKLTLGRLWAAVIGAVGNKKGTGAFEISTPNAVCGVRGTRFNTEIDNNGTTTVKVYNGRVLISNRPIYARSGATKNNRVQVPGPQEVSRKQWEEMVADAMQQVTIAANGKMSAPQAFTASGDDWESWNEARDRDSGFKE